One stretch of Dokdonia sp. Hel_I_53 DNA includes these proteins:
- a CDS encoding AAA family ATPase: MNNELEELQREVTTLTKKLAALKVEIAKVIIGQEETVDQLLIALLARGHALLEGVPGLAKTLMIRTLSQAIDLKFKRIQFTPDLMPSDIIGTEILEEDHTTGKKSFEFKQGPIFSNIILADEINRTPPKTQAALLEAMQEFEVTYSGKTYTLEKPFFILATQNPIEQSGTFPLPEAQQDRFLFYIKIAYPTAQEEVAILKATTGGKLEKVNPILSGKDIIKLQEFVREVPISDQLIAYVSAIVRATRPETTTNAYVKQWVGWGAGPRAGQALILTAKARALFQGRMAVTLEDLHNVALPVLRHRIIVNFKAEAEGITSDQVTKTLLKETNFSK, encoded by the coding sequence ATGAATAACGAATTAGAGGAACTACAACGGGAAGTAACAACCTTAACAAAAAAGTTGGCAGCTCTTAAAGTAGAGATTGCTAAAGTAATAATAGGTCAAGAAGAGACCGTAGATCAGTTGCTTATTGCGTTGCTTGCAAGAGGGCACGCATTACTAGAAGGAGTACCTGGTTTAGCAAAAACTTTGATGATCCGCACGCTTTCCCAAGCTATTGATCTTAAGTTTAAACGCATACAATTTACTCCCGATCTGATGCCTTCAGATATTATAGGTACAGAAATTTTAGAAGAAGATCACACCACTGGCAAGAAATCTTTTGAGTTTAAGCAAGGTCCAATTTTCTCTAATATTATTCTAGCCGATGAGATTAATCGTACTCCACCAAAAACCCAGGCGGCTTTATTAGAGGCGATGCAAGAGTTTGAAGTTACCTATTCTGGGAAAACCTACACTTTAGAAAAACCTTTTTTTATTCTTGCTACCCAAAACCCAATTGAGCAATCGGGAACCTTTCCTTTACCAGAAGCCCAGCAGGACAGGTTTTTATTTTATATTAAAATAGCGTATCCTACTGCTCAGGAAGAAGTAGCTATTTTAAAAGCCACTACGGGCGGAAAACTTGAAAAGGTGAACCCCATACTTAGTGGGAAAGACATTATTAAACTTCAAGAATTTGTACGGGAAGTCCCCATAAGCGACCAGCTCATTGCTTATGTGAGTGCTATTGTAAGAGCTACGAGGCCAGAAACAACTACTAATGCTTACGTAAAGCAGTGGGTAGGATGGGGTGCAGGTCCGCGTGCTGGACAAGCGCTTATTCTTACAGCAAAGGCTAGAGCCCTGTTTCAAGGAAGAATGGCAGTTACTTTAGAAGACCTTCATAATGTAGCGTTACCTGTTTTACGCCATCGTATTATTGTAAATTTTAAAGCAGAGGCAGAGGGAATTACATCAGACCAAGTAACCAAGACGCTATTAAAAGAAACCAATTTTTCCAAATAG
- a CDS encoding DUF58 domain-containing protein → MPTDYKELLKPEVINSVSGLSLIARVVVEGYLSGLNRSRRVGAGLEFSQYRGYEPGDDLRLLDWKMLARSGRYYIKQSELDTHINVKFIIDNSNSMLHQEDELSKAAYANVLVACLAHLAHSQGDAVGLHIINNKKIETIQPAIGKQHFNRFLYQLIEREVSGTWPQNLTSEKLHHRNDKELLFFITDFYENSEEITKTIQQLKTTRNEVIVIHLMGNSELAFNYEGQIIFEDLENRNKIKVNTKDGKKEYLKHLTAHMSAIKELLLRKNIGYELITLESDVAEALQLFLKKRRNLV, encoded by the coding sequence GTGCCTACAGATTACAAAGAGCTTCTCAAACCTGAAGTGATAAACAGTGTTTCTGGATTATCACTCATTGCGCGTGTGGTTGTAGAGGGATATTTATCTGGGCTTAATCGAAGTAGACGGGTAGGAGCGGGTTTAGAATTTAGTCAATATAGAGGTTATGAGCCAGGAGATGATTTACGATTGCTAGACTGGAAAATGCTAGCACGCTCTGGTAGATATTACATAAAACAGTCCGAACTTGATACGCATATTAATGTTAAGTTTATTATAGATAACAGCAACTCAATGCTTCATCAAGAAGATGAATTATCAAAGGCAGCCTATGCAAATGTACTTGTGGCCTGTCTTGCCCACCTTGCACACAGTCAAGGAGATGCAGTAGGTTTACATATCATTAATAACAAAAAAATAGAAACTATTCAACCAGCGATAGGTAAACAACACTTTAATCGATTTTTATATCAATTGATAGAAAGAGAGGTGTCAGGAACATGGCCACAAAATTTGACTAGTGAAAAACTACATCACCGTAATGACAAAGAATTACTATTTTTTATAACTGACTTTTATGAAAATAGTGAAGAAATTACAAAGACAATTCAACAATTGAAAACCACACGGAATGAGGTAATAGTCATTCACTTAATGGGAAACTCAGAACTAGCGTTTAACTATGAAGGACAAATTATTTTTGAGGACTTAGAAAACAGAAATAAAATTAAAGTCAATACAAAGGACGGAAAAAAGGAATACTTAAAACATCTTACAGCACATATGAGTGCTATAAAAGAACTTTTACTAAGGAAGAATATAGGTTATGAGTTAATTACACTCGAAAGTGATGTTGCTGAGGCGCTACAACTTTTTCTAAAAAAGCGTAGAAATTTAGTTTGA
- a CDS encoding BatA domain-containing protein, translating to MTLLQPSYLWGLSSLLVPIAIHLWSRNKVRVIKVGSTQFIAQTKSNKSTTIQLNELWLLVLRCLMLTVLVFIIAKPFWTTKSDQKQVVYVFEPSLLATATAREKFKDIPQEDRLLLASGFPEWREDLEINHIAPPNYWQLAQETTTIAADSIVIFTNAFAKAIKGKRPTINSKINWIVVDSYPQEDTPIVAVQRVDSTAVIYAQMKEGNLSFYDKMQPSQSRISQGDSISVGPVDNDKVVPLIIKEPIQVTILSDQSTIAELYYLEAAFRAISKYTYRDIRTQKISKLDTLENRDMDYLISLIEAPTQYYIVPTLELSPDPIARKLIAPTSIALKHTLTRRLSPKIIEEKDFVPQLLDWMQLDIPIKKIAVDYDYRTVPEETIQTNYINAGNQRNKVVQSSLSSVLWVILILLLFMERLVASARKQ from the coding sequence ATGACCTTGCTGCAACCTTCATATCTTTGGGGATTATCCTCACTATTAGTACCTATCGCTATTCATTTATGGAGTAGAAATAAGGTGCGTGTGATTAAGGTAGGTAGCACACAGTTTATAGCACAAACAAAATCAAATAAAAGCACTACCATACAACTTAATGAATTGTGGCTTCTGGTTCTTAGATGCTTGATGCTAACTGTATTAGTTTTTATCATCGCAAAGCCTTTTTGGACTACAAAATCAGATCAAAAGCAAGTGGTTTATGTATTTGAACCTTCACTACTTGCTACTGCCACTGCTAGAGAAAAATTTAAGGATATACCTCAAGAGGATAGACTTTTGTTAGCCAGTGGCTTCCCAGAATGGCGTGAAGATCTTGAAATTAATCATATTGCACCGCCAAATTATTGGCAACTGGCTCAGGAAACCACAACGATAGCGGCAGATAGTATTGTTATTTTTACGAACGCTTTCGCGAAAGCTATAAAAGGTAAACGACCTACTATTAACTCAAAAATTAATTGGATCGTCGTAGATTCATACCCTCAAGAAGATACTCCTATAGTAGCAGTACAAAGAGTAGACAGTACAGCAGTGATCTACGCTCAAATGAAAGAAGGCAATCTTTCATTTTATGATAAAATGCAACCCTCTCAAAGTAGAATTTCTCAAGGAGATAGTATTTCTGTAGGTCCAGTGGATAACGATAAAGTAGTGCCTTTAATCATTAAAGAGCCTATACAAGTAACCATTCTTTCAGACCAATCTACCATAGCCGAATTGTATTACTTAGAAGCAGCATTCCGGGCAATTTCTAAGTATACCTATCGGGATATTAGGACTCAAAAAATCTCAAAATTGGATACTTTAGAGAATAGAGATATGGATTACTTGATTTCTTTAATAGAGGCTCCAACGCAATATTATATAGTCCCTACCTTAGAATTAAGTCCTGACCCAATAGCCCGCAAACTTATAGCACCTACCAGCATAGCACTTAAACATACACTTACCAGAAGGCTTTCGCCAAAAATTATAGAGGAAAAGGACTTTGTACCTCAGTTACTAGACTGGATGCAGTTAGATATCCCTATTAAGAAAATTGCTGTTGATTATGATTATAGAACAGTTCCAGAAGAAACGATCCAAACCAATTATATAAACGCAGGTAACCAACGAAACAAAGTAGTTCAATCGAGTTTGTCAAGTGTACTCTGGGTAATTTTGATATTACTACTATTTATGGAACGTCTTGTAGCTAGCGCACGTAAACAATAA
- a CDS encoding tryptophan-rich sensory protein, translated as MEEGSNTIQRFTTAWRQQELLLAFCYAFGSAVFVGFLTCNIWVSCIAFLLVFGIIILFRKPWNITVHSSSDYLDTHLHTTEFSTSLLLSDSNNLSRIAQLQRAKVDLQLQNDVHLVRPQTNLKRAISIAVILIFTGFILSQFYSYGTGSEALVVPEKEKINFQSSAAVLPSYEPPTLESQKLTISYPVYTRKSAESTSSMNAKILEGSNLYWQLDFKGSVRKVEMEGMFSNIEMGVMRTNIGGNSAFAKAYTPKTSGYYNFKFYDSLGASYISDMYAIEIIKDKAPEIKINGLPQFTSFDHQDVKELSFTTEISDDYGISHAAIVATVSKGAGESVKFREERLAFDQPVPTGQKVVTLFKKINLEELKMEIGDELYFYIETSDEKAPKPNIARSETYFAVIKDTVSDSFAVEGTLGADLMPDYFRSQRQLIIDTEKLLKERPTLSLAEFTSRSNALGFDQKALRLKYGQFMGDEDDSGIAVDQEIHMDESPDDDPTAGYRHDHDSENEHNLVEEASHDHDTDENSPLENYVHNHDDPEEATLFTASLRGKLKQAMAEMWDSELHLRLSDPKTSLPYQYRALQLIQEIKNTARIYVHRIGFDPPPIKEEKRLTGEIKDLTNIYESKTIDTADPLSAIRESIEIIENRLQQNTTLSVGDKTAFAKAGQQLAMIAINEPTKHLKTLQLLKWLTEEKPQSREVWKSVQRGLLRALPTNDLQISKGYKSTGSLERMFYKELQQGDR; from the coding sequence ATGGAGGAAGGAAGTAATACCATACAACGCTTTACTACAGCCTGGCGACAGCAAGAGCTCTTACTGGCATTTTGCTATGCTTTTGGCAGTGCCGTATTTGTAGGTTTTCTTACGTGCAATATTTGGGTTAGTTGTATTGCTTTTCTACTTGTTTTCGGAATCATTATCCTATTTAGAAAACCTTGGAATATTACAGTTCATAGTAGTAGTGACTATTTAGACACCCATCTTCATACCACAGAATTTAGTACTAGTCTATTGCTTTCTGATTCTAATAATCTATCGAGAATAGCACAGCTACAGCGTGCAAAAGTCGATTTGCAATTGCAAAACGATGTGCATTTGGTTAGGCCGCAAACTAATTTAAAAAGGGCAATTTCCATTGCTGTCATTTTGATTTTTACGGGCTTTATTCTCTCACAGTTTTATTCCTATGGCACTGGAAGTGAAGCTTTAGTCGTACCAGAGAAAGAAAAAATAAATTTTCAATCTTCAGCTGCTGTACTTCCTTCATATGAGCCCCCAACATTAGAGTCACAAAAACTCACCATTTCATATCCCGTTTATACTCGAAAATCAGCTGAGAGTACTAGTTCAATGAATGCAAAAATTCTAGAGGGATCTAATTTATATTGGCAGTTAGATTTTAAAGGCTCAGTACGCAAGGTTGAAATGGAAGGTATGTTTTCGAATATAGAAATGGGTGTTATGCGTACCAATATTGGGGGTAATTCCGCTTTCGCGAAAGCGTACACACCCAAAACCTCAGGGTATTATAATTTTAAATTTTATGATTCCCTAGGAGCCAGCTATATTTCTGATATGTACGCTATAGAAATCATTAAAGACAAAGCACCAGAGATTAAAATTAATGGACTACCACAATTTACTTCTTTTGATCATCAAGATGTGAAAGAGCTTTCTTTTACTACAGAAATTAGTGACGATTATGGTATTTCCCATGCTGCTATTGTAGCAACCGTAAGTAAAGGAGCAGGGGAGTCTGTAAAATTTAGAGAAGAAAGACTCGCTTTTGATCAACCAGTACCTACGGGGCAAAAAGTTGTGACACTTTTCAAAAAAATCAACCTTGAAGAACTCAAAATGGAAATAGGAGATGAGCTGTATTTCTATATTGAGACTTCAGATGAGAAGGCACCAAAGCCTAATATCGCGAGAAGTGAAACATATTTTGCAGTAATTAAAGACACGGTAAGTGACAGCTTTGCTGTAGAAGGTACTTTAGGTGCAGATCTAATGCCAGACTATTTTAGAAGTCAGCGACAATTAATTATCGACACTGAGAAATTGCTCAAAGAGCGACCTACACTTAGTCTGGCAGAATTTACATCGAGAAGTAATGCGTTGGGATTTGATCAAAAGGCGTTAAGGCTAAAGTATGGACAGTTTATGGGCGATGAAGATGATTCTGGAATAGCAGTAGATCAAGAAATCCACATGGATGAAAGCCCAGATGATGACCCAACGGCAGGGTACAGGCACGACCACGATAGTGAGAATGAACATAACCTTGTAGAAGAAGCATCTCATGATCATGATACGGATGAAAACTCCCCATTAGAAAACTATGTGCATAACCACGATGACCCAGAGGAGGCTACCTTATTTACTGCATCCTTACGCGGCAAGCTTAAGCAAGCCATGGCCGAAATGTGGGACTCTGAGTTGCACTTAAGATTGTCAGATCCCAAGACATCATTACCGTATCAATATAGGGCGTTGCAATTAATTCAAGAGATAAAAAATACGGCTCGAATTTATGTACATCGTATAGGTTTTGATCCGCCACCCATCAAAGAAGAAAAGCGCTTAACGGGTGAAATTAAGGATCTAACAAATATATATGAGAGCAAAACAATAGATACTGCAGATCCTTTATCTGCTATAAGAGAAAGTATCGAAATTATCGAAAATAGATTGCAACAGAATACTACACTGAGTGTAGGGGATAAAACCGCTTTCGCGAAAGCGGGACAGCAACTAGCAATGATCGCTATTAATGAACCCACAAAACACCTTAAGACGTTACAGCTATTGAAATGGCTTACAGAGGAAAAGCCACAATCTAGAGAGGTTTGGAAATCTGTACAAAGAGGACTATTACGTGCCTTACCTACTAATGATTTACAAATATCTAAGGGCTATAAATCTACAGGGAGTTTAGAACGAATGTTTTACAAAGAATTACAGCAAGGTGATAGATAA